Within the bacterium genome, the region AGATTTGCCGTAGAGGAAGGCTCTGCGATTTGTGTAAATCACAAACCGGGGATTTACAAAGATACATTGTTTCAGATCATTTCCGATCGGGCAAAGCTGGAACAGATGAGCGAAGCAGCTCGCAGAGCCGGCCACCCCCGGGCCGCAGGAGACGTCGTAGAAACGATCCTCTCTAAGTTTGTAGTATGATGATCTCTTCCGACACTCACTAGCCACTAGTCACTGGTTACTTTGCTATGGAGCTTTACCCCGATCTTACATCACAAAAGAAGACACAGCAGGATTTAGAAAAAGCCAGTCTTACCCAGGAGAGTTTTCGCTTTCTGGTGGAACAAATGCCTGCTCTTCTATGGACCACAGACCTTGATTTCCGGATCACTTCCAGTCAGGGGGCCGGCCTTTCCAAACTTGGATTGAAACCGAACCAGCTGGTCGGACTCAATGTGCTGGACTATTTCGGAGTTCATTCGCACGACGACATACCTGTGGAATCCCACATGCACGCTTTGAAGGGTGAAACAGTTACTTTCGATAGCGTCTGGATGGGCAGATCCTATCACGTTCATCTGGCTCCCATGCGACTGAATGACGGAACCATTTCCGGTGTTATCGGACTCGCATTCGACATCACGGAAGTGAAAGACACCGAACGGGAACTGGAACAATCACTCTCCTTGCTTAGAGCAACTCTGGAATCCACGGCTGATGGAATCCTGGTCGTTGATCGTGAAGGCAAATGGATGACTTACAATCAGCGCTTTGTCGATCTTTGGCGCATTCCTGAAGCCATCGTAGACTCCCGCGATGAAGCCCTCATGCTCGCATTTGTTCTGGATCAATTGAGGGATCCGGAAGCCTTTATCCGCAAAGTAAAAGAGGTATATCAATCAAATGAGGACAGCGCTGATGTTCTGGAATTCAAAGATGGGCGGGTTATGGAACGGTACTCCAGGCCGCAGCGGATTGCAGGAATCAGTGTAGGACGTGTCTGGAGTTTTAGCGATGTCACAGAGCGCACACGCTCAGCAAAATTGCAATCCGCGCTGTATCGAATCGCGAAAAGATCGGCGGCCGCGGAGGATATTCAAGAACTCTATTCCAGCATTCATGAGATTGTAGGAGAGCTCATGTATGCAAAGAATTTCTACATCGCTTTGTACGATTCACAAACCGATATGCTTCGTTTTCCATACTTTCGGGATGAGTTTGATCCTCCGCCCGGACCTCAACAGCTGACGAAAGGTTTAACAGAATATGTTTTGCGCACAGGCAGACCTTTGCTGGCTACTCCTGAAGTCTTTGACGCCATGGAAGCTGCCGGTGAAGTTGTGAGTCTGGGATCGGATTCCGTAGACTGGCTTGGCGTGCCACTTCATTCCGGGGGGCAAACCTTTGGCGTTCTTGTAGTTCAAAGCTATTCCAAGAATATCCGCTTCGGGGAACACGAAAAAGAAATATTAACTTTTGTATGCAGGCACATCGGGACGGCGCTTGAAAGGAAACAGGCATCACAGGCGCTTCAACAAAGCGAAGAACGTTACCGCGCTTTTATCGAGCAAAGCTCCGAAGCAATTTGGCGTTTTGAATTCGAAGAGCCTATGCCGATCAACCTCTCGGAGGACGCGCAAATCGAATACGCCTATCTCAAGGGTGTCCTGGCCGAATGCAACGACCAGATGGCAAAGATGTATGGTTATGACCATGCCGCTGAAATTTCAGGCGCCCGCCTTGCCGATCTCTTTGTGACAGATGATGAGCGGAACCTCCAGATGTTGCGGGCTTTCATTCGCTCCGGATACCGGTTATCCGATATGGAGTCCCATGAATTGGACCGTGATGGAAACCATAAAGTATTTGCTAATAATTTAGTAGGAATTGTTGAAAATGGTTATCTCTACCGGATCTGGGGCACGCAGCGTGATATTACCGTGCGTAGAAAAGCAGAAGAGGAACTGGATGCCTCGTTGTCATTATTGCGCGCCACACTGGAATCGACCGCAGACGGAATTCTCGTAGTGGATTCCAATGGAAAGATATCCAGCTACAACCAGAAATTCGCGGATCTCTGGAGGATCCCCGCTGAAATCATAGAATCGCGCGATGACAATCGCGCTCTGGCTTATGTCCTGGATCAGCTCGTCGATCCGGACGGATTCCTGAAGAAGGTTCGTGAACTTTATAACGATCCTCAGGCGGAAAGTTTTGACATCCTTGAATTCAAAGATGAACGGGTTTTCGAGCGCTACTCGCGCCCTCAATTCATCGGCGGAGCGAGCATTGGAAGGGTTTGGAGTTTCCGCGATGTAACGGAGCGGAAAGCAGCTGAGGAAGCGCTACGGCAGAGTGAAGAGCGCTATTCTCTGGCGGTTCGCGGAGCCAACGATGGACTGTGGGACTGGGATTTGAGAACCGACCGCATTTACTATTCGCCCCGCTGGAAACAAATGCTCGGCTATCTGGAATACGAAATCGGCGAAGTAACGGATGCCTGGTTTGATCGTGTTCATCCGGATGATTTGAACCGCCTGAAAGCGGAAATTGCCGCGCATCTGGAAGTCCTGGCTCCCCATTTTGAAAATGAACATCGCATGCGGCATCGCGATGGAAGCTATCTCTGGATGTTAAGCCGCGCTCTGGCCGTGCGGGATAAAGACGGCAAGGCTTACCGCCTGGTGGGTTCGCAAACGGACATAACAGATCGCAAACTCGTTGAAGAACGTTTGATGCATGAAGCAATTCACGACGTACTCACCGGTCTTCCGAACCGCGCTCTGTTCACCGATCTTCTGGCGCGATCCCTGGGCCGCTCAAAACGCCGTGACGATTACCTTTTTGCGGTCCTGTTTCTGGACATTGACCGTTTTAAGATGATCAATGACAGTCTTGGACATATGGTGGGAGATCAGCTCCTCATTGCAATCGCACGAAGATTGGAAGCCTGTCTGCGTCCCGGAGATACAGTTGCAAGACTGGGTGGTGATGAGTTCACAATCCTTCTGGAAGATATCCACGATGTAAAAGACGCTACAACTGTTGCAGACCGCATTCATCAGGATCTCGCTCAGCCGTTTACCATCAGCGGCCAGGAAGTGTTTACTTCAGCAAGCATCGGAATTGCTCTTAGCGCAACCGGATACGATCGCCCCGAAGATCTCTTGCGCGACGCGGATACGGCCATGTATCGCGCGAAAGCTGCGGGCAAGTCGACACACGAAATCTTCGATCAGGGAATGCATTCGCGGGCTGTGGCGCAACTTCAAATGGAAACCAGCTTGAGACGCGCCCTGGAACGCCAGGAATTCCGGCTTTTCTACCAGCCCACAGTCTCGTTAAAGACAGGCAGATTAACCGGCTTTGAAGCTTTGATAAGGTGGCAACATCCGGATCGCGGTTTGGTCTACCCCAATGAATTCATAGCTCATGTGGAAGAGACCGGACTTATTGTGCAGATTGGCAGGTGGGTACTCGAAGAAGCCTGCAAGCAATTGCAAGTCTGGCAAAAACAATTTCAATCCGATTTGACCATCAGTGTGAATCTTTCCAGCAAACAATTCGCGCAAGTCGACCTTGTGCAGGACATCAGCTTGATTCTGGAACAAACGGAGCTAAAACCGAACACTCTAATGCTGGAAATTACGGAAAGCACGATCATGGAAAGACCGGAGTCGATCACCTATACACTCGAAAAGTTAAGGGCGCTCCAAGTACAACTTCACATCGATGATTTTGGGACAGGGTACTCTTCCTTGAGTTACCTCCATCGGTTTCCCATTAATGCCTTAAAGATCGACCATTCGTTTGTGACACGTATGGGATTTGATGAGAATCTCGAAATTGTACGTACCATCATGAATCTTGCTCGCAACCTGGGAATGGACGTGATTGCGGAAGGCGTAGAAAATAAGGAACAGGTCGCGCAGCTGAAAGCATTGCAATGTGATTATGCCCAGGGGTTCTTTTTCTCCCGGCCGATCGAAAGACACGTCGCCCAACTGCTCATTACCACCCGGCCGGTCTGGTAAACAGTTTATTTAGGAAAATAGAATTTTTTAAAATACCCCTCTGCAGATTTTTCAACGACCAGATTCCCATGAAGAATGGGTGCACAAGGAAGAGGCGAAACTGAACAATTATATCCTTCCACAGGTACGTAAATGGGGACGCCATCGTCCGTGAGCTTGATCTGAGTCTGTGATTCGATCGCAGGCAATGTGACAAAAAACTCTGTACCATTACGAAGCGCTTTGCGAATAGGAGGTAACCCTAAATACATAGAAGTCCTCAGAGGCAGGATGACCGCCAGAATCAGAACAGTGATTGGGATTACGATCTTAATGATGGAGCGGGTTCCTTTTAAATGCTTTTCGATCGCAAGACTCAACATCAAAATCGATAAAGACCAGAAATAACCTGCGGCAAATCGAAGATCAGGGGCAGTAAAAAACCAAAACAGGAGAGCTATCAACAGGGGTAGTGAAAACCATAGTCCCTGCGAAGCGAAATCTCGTTTCAAAAACAGAAGCACAGCTGCCAGAATTAGAATCATGGGTAAAACAAAATCAATGGAACGGACGAGCAAAACAAACCAGGGGGAGAGCCAGTCCCATCCGGAGACAACCGGTACAATGAGAGTGCGTGCCGTCGCCCGGTCCCAGATCCATTCATTTTTCGCCATCCATCGTGGAATGCTCCAGCTAAGTTTTTCAGAACAAGTCTGCGCAACAGGAAAAGCAAGACAGCCGGAAAGTGCGACACCTCTCGATAGCCAGATCACCACAATCACTCCTCCAAAAATGAGACAATAACCGAGCAACTTTCTCCATGAGAGTGAAATGCGCTGGACTCTTCTAATAATCAGAAGCGTCAAGGGAATGAGCATGAGAGGGACAGCAGAAAACTTGATCATAACTGCAAACAGTGCAAAGATGACGAGTTGAAAACAGCTAAAGGTCCGGTCTTTACCGGCATGCAGCGCCTCTAAACCAAAATAAACCGATAGAAGGCACAACAAGACCACAGGAAGGTCAGGAGAGGGGGAGCTGATATTCCGCCTCACCACATTTCCGATGATGACAAGCACCGAAAGCAACAAAAAAAGATGTTGCGGCGCAATTCCAGATTCCTTGCGTAAAACGTGAATCGCTTGCGCGACGGCGATTCCGAAAAGATAAATCAGCATAGCAGAAGCAGAAAAATAGTTCACCTCCTGCATTCCCGAAACGGGCAAAGTTAGAATCCCGGCAAACGGAAACCAGAGCGTGTTGAATCCAAATCTCTGGTGTAGATTCGCAAGTCCCAGTGGAACCGGATTTTCATTGATCCAGCGAATGGATTGAATGTGGTATAGAGCCGAATCAGGATTCCGCGGCGGTTGCGTAGCCCAGAATGAAACAAATATCATCCAGATCAGTAGAAAAAGAAGAGATCTTGTTGAAACTTTAAGCCTGCTCAATCGAAGGGAGCAAAGTCCCCATCCAATCACGAGCAGCACTGCGACGACAGTTGGAGTGATTGCAACAAAGAAATTCAACAGGCTTCCGATCGTTGCAAGAACGATGATGCCGAAGAAAGCCTCCGCGAACTGATACTCAACGTCCATTGGATCTGAGCAGATTCTTCTACGAAGGAAGAGTTGAACGCTTCCATAACCCTGGAGAGCGGGAAACCATAAAAATAAGTTCAGCAGGATAATCAGCATCAGGAAAGTAAGAGTTATCGAGTAGATTATGCACTATCGATGCCCACGATCAATCCAGGTTGGGATTAGAACGCAAGTTTGATTAGT harbors:
- a CDS encoding EAL domain-containing protein; amino-acid sequence: MELYPDLTSQKKTQQDLEKASLTQESFRFLVEQMPALLWTTDLDFRITSSQGAGLSKLGLKPNQLVGLNVLDYFGVHSHDDIPVESHMHALKGETVTFDSVWMGRSYHVHLAPMRLNDGTISGVIGLAFDITEVKDTERELEQSLSLLRATLESTADGILVVDREGKWMTYNQRFVDLWRIPEAIVDSRDEALMLAFVLDQLRDPEAFIRKVKEVYQSNEDSADVLEFKDGRVMERYSRPQRIAGISVGRVWSFSDVTERTRSAKLQSALYRIAKRSAAAEDIQELYSSIHEIVGELMYAKNFYIALYDSQTDMLRFPYFRDEFDPPPGPQQLTKGLTEYVLRTGRPLLATPEVFDAMEAAGEVVSLGSDSVDWLGVPLHSGGQTFGVLVVQSYSKNIRFGEHEKEILTFVCRHIGTALERKQASQALQQSEERYRAFIEQSSEAIWRFEFEEPMPINLSEDAQIEYAYLKGVLAECNDQMAKMYGYDHAAEISGARLADLFVTDDERNLQMLRAFIRSGYRLSDMESHELDRDGNHKVFANNLVGIVENGYLYRIWGTQRDITVRRKAEEELDASLSLLRATLESTADGILVVDSNGKISSYNQKFADLWRIPAEIIESRDDNRALAYVLDQLVDPDGFLKKVRELYNDPQAESFDILEFKDERVFERYSRPQFIGGASIGRVWSFRDVTERKAAEEALRQSEERYSLAVRGANDGLWDWDLRTDRIYYSPRWKQMLGYLEYEIGEVTDAWFDRVHPDDLNRLKAEIAAHLEVLAPHFENEHRMRHRDGSYLWMLSRALAVRDKDGKAYRLVGSQTDITDRKLVEERLMHEAIHDVLTGLPNRALFTDLLARSLGRSKRRDDYLFAVLFLDIDRFKMINDSLGHMVGDQLLIAIARRLEACLRPGDTVARLGGDEFTILLEDIHDVKDATTVADRIHQDLAQPFTISGQEVFTSASIGIALSATGYDRPEDLLRDADTAMYRAKAAGKSTHEIFDQGMHSRAVAQLQMETSLRRALERQEFRLFYQPTVSLKTGRLTGFEALIRWQHPDRGLVYPNEFIAHVEETGLIVQIGRWVLEEACKQLQVWQKQFQSDLTISVNLSSKQFAQVDLVQDISLILEQTELKPNTLMLEITESTIMERPESITYTLEKLRALQVQLHIDDFGTGYSSLSYLHRFPINALKIDHSFVTRMGFDENLEIVRTIMNLARNLGMDVIAEGVENKEQVAQLKALQCDYAQGFFFSRPIERHVAQLLITTRPVW